The Emcibacter nanhaiensis genome has a window encoding:
- the ubiG gene encoding bifunctional 2-polyprenyl-6-hydroxyphenol methylase/3-demethylubiquinol 3-O-methyltransferase UbiG — MATKTAKSAPTSPSRSVNPEEVANFSALAETWWDPNGPFRPLHKMNPVRLEFIKGSLCRHFGRDVTATDALKGLRILDIGCGGGLLCEPLTRLGATMVGADASEKNILTARAHAEQTGLEIDYRYITAEELADAGETFDAILNMEVIEHVADIPSFLDACHRLLKDGGCMTLSTINRSAKAWLVAIAGAEYILRWLPVGTHDWQKFLKPSELSRSLRDSGFKTSDIKGMVYSPLSGAWSLDAHDFSVNYVALAEKA, encoded by the coding sequence ATGGCAACAAAGACGGCCAAATCCGCCCCCACGTCCCCCTCCAGATCCGTCAATCCGGAGGAAGTTGCCAATTTTTCCGCCCTGGCGGAAACCTGGTGGGACCCGAACGGGCCGTTCAGGCCGCTGCATAAAATGAATCCGGTCCGGCTGGAATTTATCAAGGGCTCTCTGTGCCGGCATTTCGGCCGGGATGTTACCGCCACCGACGCCCTCAAGGGCCTGCGCATCCTCGACATCGGCTGCGGCGGCGGCCTGTTGTGCGAGCCCCTGACCCGGCTCGGCGCCACCATGGTCGGGGCCGACGCCTCGGAAAAAAATATCCTGACCGCCCGGGCCCATGCCGAACAGACCGGACTCGAGATCGACTATCGCTACATTACCGCCGAGGAACTGGCTGACGCCGGCGAGACCTTTGACGCCATCCTCAATATGGAGGTGATCGAGCATGTGGCCGATATCCCCTCTTTTCTGGACGCCTGCCACCGCCTGCTCAAAGACGGCGGCTGCATGACCCTGTCCACCATCAACCGGTCAGCCAAAGCCTGGCTGGTGGCCATCGCCGGCGCTGAGTATATCCTGCGCTGGCTGCCGGTGGGCACCCATGACTGGCAGAAATTCCTCAAGCCGTCCGAACTGAGCCGCAGCCTGCGCGACAGCGGCTTCAAAACCAGCGACATCAAGGGCATGGTCTACAGCCCCCTCAGCGGCGCCTGGTCGCTGGACGCGCATGATTTTTCCGTCAATTATGTGGCGCTGGCCGAGAAGGCCTGA
- a CDS encoding DUF1178 family protein — protein MIVFDLKCAENHVFEAWFRSSDAYEEQREAGQICCPHCGDNHISKSVMAPNISAKSNRRSDAVQDSEDLVGLDQVPVAASAGVPENAEISVEDVKRAAEHMHDVMAKYRKFVEENCENVGDNFAAEARKIHNGESEERGIYGQTTLEESQELLEEGIDIFPVPGAGKLDS, from the coding sequence ATGATTGTATTTGACCTGAAATGTGCAGAAAATCACGTGTTTGAAGCCTGGTTCCGGAGCAGCGATGCCTATGAGGAACAGCGCGAGGCCGGACAGATTTGCTGCCCGCATTGCGGTGACAACCATATCAGCAAGTCTGTGATGGCGCCCAATATCTCTGCCAAAAGCAATCGTCGTTCCGACGCGGTACAGGATTCCGAAGATCTGGTCGGCCTGGACCAGGTCCCTGTTGCCGCCAGTGCCGGGGTGCCGGAAAATGCCGAAATCAGCGTCGAAGACGTAAAACGGGCTGCGGAACATATGCATGATGTGATGGCCAAATACCGCAAATTCGTCGAGGAAAACTGCGAGAATGTCGGTGACAATTTTGCCGCCGAAGCCCGCAAGATCCATAACGGCGAATCCGAGGAGCGCGGCATCTATGGCCAGACCACCCTCGAGGAAAGCCAGGAACTGCTGGAAGAAGGCATTGATATTTTCCCGGTGCCCGGCGCCGGCAAACTGGACAGCTAA
- a CDS encoding methyltransferase domain-containing protein has translation MTNSDWSDKKEQNPFAPQTAVIFDRRQVRLHRDRAAPIFENHDFLFREVADRMCDKLLDVNRSFSRILDLGCHRGELGAHLLKDKPELLIRQDLSHRMLQYTGGLNVQADEEFLPYQAESLDLVMSNLSLHWVNDLPGSLVQIRNILKPDGLFLGAMFGGETLTELRQSLLQAEINMDKGAAPHISPFVDVRDAGSLLQRAGFALPVVDTDRITVTYKDALSLMTELRGMGEGNALAKKFRGLSSREMIMETARVYQDLFADERGRIKVTFDILYLMGWAPHESQQKPLKPGSAKMRLADALGVKEQSTGEKPGG, from the coding sequence ATGACAAACAGCGACTGGTCCGACAAGAAAGAACAGAATCCGTTCGCCCCACAGACGGCGGTCATTTTCGACCGGCGCCAGGTGCGGCTGCACCGGGACCGGGCCGCGCCGATTTTCGAAAATCATGATTTCCTGTTCCGGGAGGTGGCCGACCGGATGTGCGACAAACTGCTCGATGTGAACCGCAGCTTCAGCCGCATTCTCGATCTCGGTTGTCATCGCGGCGAACTGGGGGCGCATCTCCTGAAAGACAAGCCGGAGCTGCTGATCCGACAGGACCTGTCCCACAGGATGCTACAATATACCGGCGGCCTCAATGTCCAGGCGGATGAGGAATTCCTGCCCTACCAGGCGGAAAGCCTCGATCTGGTGATGAGCAACCTGAGCCTGCACTGGGTCAACGACCTGCCGGGATCGCTGGTGCAGATCCGCAACATCCTCAAGCCCGACGGCCTGTTCCTCGGCGCCATGTTCGGCGGCGAGACCCTGACCGAACTGCGCCAGAGCCTGCTGCAGGCGGAAATCAACATGGACAAGGGCGCGGCGCCGCATATCAGTCCCTTTGTCGATGTCCGTGATGCGGGCTCCCTGCTGCAGCGGGCCGGTTTCGCCCTGCCGGTGGTAGATACCGACCGCATCACCGTCACTTACAAGGATGCGCTGTCGCTGATGACCGAGCTCAGGGGCATGGGCGAGGGCAATGCGCTTGCCAAAAAATTCAGGGGGCTAAGCAGCCGGGAAATGATCATGGAAACGGCCCGGGTCTACCAGGACCTGTTCGCCGACGAGCGCGGCCGTATCAAAGTGACCTTCGATATCCTTTACCTGATGGGCTGGGCGCCCCATGAAAGCCAGCAGAAACCCTTGAAGCCCGGCAGCGCCAAGATGCGCCTCGCCGATGCCCTCGGGGTCAAGGAACAGAGCACCGGGGAAAAGCCGGGCGGTTAA
- the mobA gene encoding molybdenum cofactor guanylyltransferase MobA, with protein MTSNSKILGLILAGGRSRRMGGRDKFLLPFGEDTLLDHIISRARPQVEGLALSYNGEAEKVAATGLPVVRDTIDDPGPLGGILAGLRAAEGRGFDYLLSFAGDVPFVPENYAARLCAALEDGNCLAAVARSGDRTHPVMGLWPVALADDLEACLLSGERRVMTWLARHNYEKVVWDEIPDPFMNINTPDDLDRARKLLG; from the coding sequence ATGACGTCAAATTCCAAAATTCTCGGACTGATCCTGGCCGGCGGCCGCTCCCGACGCATGGGCGGCCGCGACAAATTTCTGCTGCCGTTTGGCGAGGATACGCTGCTTGACCATATCATCAGCCGGGCCCGTCCCCAGGTGGAGGGCCTGGCCCTCAGCTATAACGGGGAAGCGGAAAAGGTCGCTGCCACCGGCCTGCCTGTTGTACGCGATACCATTGACGACCCCGGACCGCTCGGTGGCATCCTGGCCGGCCTGCGTGCCGCCGAAGGGCGGGGCTTTGACTATCTGCTCAGTTTCGCCGGGGATGTGCCCTTTGTGCCGGAAAATTATGCGGCGCGACTTTGTGCGGCGCTGGAGGACGGGAATTGCCTGGCGGCGGTGGCCCGGTCCGGCGATCGAACTCATCCGGTGATGGGCCTGTGGCCGGTTGCCCTGGCAGATGACCTGGAAGCCTGTCTCTTGTCGGGGGAACGCAGGGTCATGACCTGGCTCGCCCGGCACAACTATGAAAAAGTTGTCTGGGATGAGATCCCCGACCCCTTCATGAATATCAACACCCCGGATGACCTGGACCGGGCGCGAAAGCTATTGGGCTGA
- the grxC gene encoding glutaredoxin 3, which produces MAKITIYTTMFCPYCIRAKKLLKSKGQEFEEIDIGEHPRERAVMMEKAGGARTVPQIFIGDRHVGGCDDLYALERAGKLDPLLA; this is translated from the coding sequence ATGGCCAAAATAACAATTTATACCACCATGTTCTGCCCCTATTGCATCCGGGCCAAGAAACTGCTCAAGTCCAAGGGGCAGGAGTTCGAGGAGATTGATATCGGCGAACACCCCCGGGAACGGGCCGTGATGATGGAAAAGGCCGGCGGCGCCCGTACCGTGCCGCAGATTTTTATCGGCGACCGGCATGTGGGCGGCTGTGACGACCTCTATGCCCTGGAACGCGCGGGCAAACTAGACCCGCTGCTGGCCTGA
- the fdhD gene encoding formate dehydrogenase accessory sulfurtransferase FdhD, whose translation MTDFPTYRPLSATIWSPTEKATAAHRDVACEIPVSIEYNCAAYAVMMVTPDNLEDFVYGFSLTEGIIDGAGDIIGLDIHEVEKGIVAAVEIREGCFKRLENFKRQMAGRTGCGLCGADRLEHVIRPLPPVPEGAPFKAAVIHGSMQGLRGHQPLNRTTGAVHAAAFCDREGDILAVREDVGRHNALDKIIGRLMREKLDPAAGYVLVSSRCSFEMVQKCAAARLPLIAAVSAPTELAIELARQTGVSLAALVRDDNMSLYMDSCARIDTGHGD comes from the coding sequence ATGACAGACTTTCCCACATACCGGCCCCTGTCTGCCACGATCTGGTCACCAACTGAAAAAGCAACGGCCGCGCACCGGGACGTTGCCTGCGAAATCCCCGTCTCCATTGAATATAACTGCGCCGCCTACGCCGTGATGATGGTGACACCGGACAATCTCGAGGATTTCGTCTATGGCTTCAGCCTGACCGAAGGCATCATCGACGGGGCAGGAGACATCATCGGCCTCGACATCCACGAGGTGGAAAAGGGCATCGTCGCCGCGGTGGAGATCAGGGAAGGGTGCTTCAAACGACTGGAAAACTTCAAACGGCAGATGGCGGGGCGGACCGGCTGCGGCCTGTGTGGCGCCGACCGGCTCGAACATGTGATCCGGCCACTGCCGCCGGTGCCGGAAGGCGCCCCTTTCAAGGCAGCGGTCATTCATGGCAGCATGCAGGGCTTGCGCGGCCATCAGCCCCTGAACCGAACCACCGGCGCCGTCCACGCCGCCGCTTTCTGTGACCGGGAGGGGGATATCCTGGCCGTGCGCGAGGATGTCGGCCGCCATAATGCACTGGATAAAATCATCGGCCGCCTGATGCGGGAGAAACTTGATCCCGCAGCGGGCTATGTGCTGGTGTCGAGCCGCTGCAGTTTCGAGATGGTGCAGAAATGCGCCGCCGCCAGACTCCCGCTGATTGCCGCCGTGTCCGCCCCGACAGAGCTGGCCATCGAGCTCGCCCGGCAGACCGGCGTCTCGCTCGCCGCCCTGGTGCGGGATGACAATATGAGCCTCTATATGGATAGCTGCGCAAGAATCGATACCGGCCATGGCGACTGA
- the mutT gene encoding 8-oxo-dGTP diphosphatase MutT: protein MSEDKLCPDIPNRPTGPLPVITVAAVIMVDIDGRILLAQRPEGKSMAGLWEFPGGKLEDGETPERALIRELKEELNIDITEACLAPFTFASHSYEKFHLLMPCFLCRRWDGIVRGLEGQALKWVRINELKDYPMPPADEPLIAMIRDFL, encoded by the coding sequence ATGAGTGAAGACAAACTCTGTCCGGACATCCCGAACCGTCCCACCGGCCCCCTGCCCGTTATCACTGTGGCGGCGGTGATCATGGTCGATATTGACGGCCGCATCCTGCTGGCCCAGCGGCCGGAAGGCAAAAGCATGGCCGGGCTGTGGGAATTCCCGGGCGGCAAGCTGGAAGACGGCGAAACCCCGGAACGGGCCCTGATCCGCGAGCTCAAGGAAGAGCTTAACATTGATATCACCGAGGCCTGCCTCGCGCCCTTCACTTTTGCGTCACATAGTTATGAGAAATTTCACCTGCTGATGCCCTGTTTCCTGTGCCGGCGCTGGGACGGCATTGTCCGGGGCCTGGAAGGCCAGGCCCTGAAATGGGTCAGGATCAATGAACTCAAGGACTATCCCATGCCGCCGGCGGACGAGCCACTGATCGCCATGATCCGCGATTTCCTGTAA
- a CDS encoding ComF family protein has protein sequence MALFGGQEKHNSQGITVGGLLAGAGRRLLDLLLPSRCPSCGDLVPDAAKLCAECWATLSFLSGPACACCGFPFPHDKGDNVLCGVCQAHVRQFDRVRSALAYDGGSRPLLLGFKHGDRTDLAPFLVDLLHLAGRDLLADSDLILPVPLHPRRLIRRRYNQAALLAAGLADKSGLPWDGLLLRRVKATTPQEGNYSARQQNVRAAFLVAQNQRERIEGARILLIDDVYTTGATLQSCARELKKRGADRVYGLTIARVVRPGMI, from the coding sequence ATGGCATTATTCGGGGGTCAGGAAAAGCATAATTCACAGGGAATAACCGTTGGCGGGCTGCTGGCGGGGGCCGGCCGCCGGCTGCTCGACCTGCTGCTGCCCTCCCGCTGCCCGTCCTGCGGCGACTTGGTGCCCGATGCGGCGAAGCTCTGCGCCGAGTGCTGGGCGACCCTCAGCTTCTTGTCCGGTCCGGCCTGCGCCTGCTGCGGCTTTCCCTTTCCCCATGACAAGGGCGACAACGTCCTGTGTGGGGTGTGCCAGGCCCATGTGCGTCAGTTCGACCGGGTCAGGAGCGCGCTCGCCTATGACGGCGGCAGCCGGCCGCTGCTGCTGGGCTTCAAGCACGGCGATCGCACCGATCTCGCCCCGTTTCTGGTGGATCTGCTGCATCTTGCCGGTCGGGACCTGCTGGCGGACAGTGACCTGATCCTGCCGGTGCCGCTGCATCCGCGGCGACTGATCCGGCGGCGCTATAACCAGGCGGCGCTGCTGGCGGCGGGACTGGCGGACAAAAGCGGATTGCCGTGGGACGGCCTCCTGCTCCGGCGCGTCAAGGCGACCACACCGCAGGAAGGCAATTACAGCGCGCGGCAGCAGAATGTCCGGGCGGCTTTCTTGGTCGCGCAAAACCAGCGGGAACGGATAGAGGGGGCCCGGATTCTGCTGATTGATGACGTTTATACCACCGGCGCTACCCTGCAAAGTTGTGCCAGAGAACTTAAGAAGCGGGGCGCGGACAGGGTTTACGGCCTGACCATCGCCCGGGTGGTGCGCCCCGGTATGATTTAG
- a CDS encoding aspartate kinase, translating to MSRIVMKFGGTSVADLERIRNVARRVKKEVDAGNQVAVVVSAMAGTTDQLVGWVEEASPLHDAREYDTVVAAGEQITSGLLALTLQNMGIPARSWLGWQVPFKTDDVHGAARIKEIDTTNMRERLEENVVCVMAGFQGIADDNRITTLGRGGSDTSAVALAAALDADRCDIYTDVEGVFTTDPRIVPKARKLDKITYEEMLEMASLGAKVLQTRSVAMAMNHGVRVQVLSSFTDTPGTLVVDEDEIVEKQVVSGIAYANNEARITLVGVDNTPGIAGDVFSPLAEGNINVDMIIQNESEDGLKTDITFTVPQGDVEKASKILEDAGNVKFEKLISDNNVVKISVIGVGMRSHAGVAATMFQTLADKGINIQVIATSEIKISVLVDSEYTELAVRALHTAYGLDGE from the coding sequence ATGTCACGAATTGTCATGAAATTTGGCGGTACTTCCGTAGCCGATCTTGAGCGGATACGGAATGTGGCCCGTCGCGTAAAAAAAGAAGTTGATGCCGGTAACCAGGTGGCCGTCGTGGTGTCCGCCATGGCCGGTACAACGGACCAGCTGGTGGGCTGGGTGGAGGAAGCGTCTCCCCTGCATGATGCCCGGGAATATGATACGGTTGTTGCCGCCGGTGAACAGATTACCTCCGGCCTGCTGGCCCTGACCCTGCAGAATATGGGTATTCCGGCCCGCTCCTGGCTTGGCTGGCAGGTGCCGTTCAAGACCGACGATGTGCACGGTGCCGCCCGGATCAAGGAAATTGATACCACCAACATGCGTGAGCGGCTGGAGGAAAATGTGGTCTGTGTGATGGCCGGCTTCCAGGGCATTGCCGATGACAACCGCATTACGACCCTGGGCCGTGGCGGATCCGATACCTCCGCGGTGGCGCTGGCGGCGGCCCTGGATGCCGACCGTTGCGATATTTATACGGATGTGGAAGGGGTGTTTACCACTGACCCCCGTATCGTGCCCAAGGCGCGCAAGCTTGATAAAATTACCTATGAGGAAATGCTTGAGATGGCCTCTCTCGGGGCCAAGGTCCTGCAGACCCGCTCGGTGGCCATGGCCATGAACCACGGGGTACGGGTTCAGGTTCTTTCAAGTTTTACGGACACACCGGGAACCCTGGTGGTTGATGAGGATGAGATCGTGGAAAAACAAGTCGTCAGTGGCATCGCCTATGCCAACAATGAAGCAAGAATCACGCTGGTTGGCGTAGACAATACGCCGGGTATCGCCGGCGATGTCTTCAGCCCGCTTGCCGAAGGCAACATCAATGTGGATATGATTATCCAGAACGAGTCGGAAGACGGCCTGAAGACAGACATTACCTTTACCGTGCCCCAGGGCGACGTGGAAAAGGCCAGCAAGATCCTGGAAGATGCCGGCAATGTCAAATTCGAGAAACTCATCTCCGACAATAATGTGGTCAAGATCTCTGTGATCGGCGTGGGTATGCGCTCCCATGCCGGTGTCGCCGCGACCATGTTCCAGACCCTTGCCGACAAAGGCATCAATATTCAGGTCATTGCCACGTCTGAAATCAAGATCAGCGTGCTGGTCGATTCTGAATATACCGAGCTTGCCGTCCGGGCCCTGCATACGGCTTACGGGCTGGATGGCGAGTAA
- a CDS encoding NAD(P)H-dependent flavin oxidoreductase, translated as MSINGLDRLNELWARGKEFLGTEYAILGGAMSWVSERHLVSALSNAGGFGVIACGSMTPDLLDREIAATKEMTDKPFGVNLITMHPQLDELIDVTLAHKVGHVVLAGGIPPGGAIQKIKDGGAKVICFAPALVLAKKLIRSGVDALVVEGSEAGGHIGPVSTSILVQEILPHITEVPVFVAGGIGRGETIAAYLEMGAAGVQLGTRFVCAEESIAHENFKKAFIKGNARDAVTSVQLDPRFPVIPVRALKNEATEDFMKTQQDVINKYQAGELDLKEAQLAIEHYWAGALKKAVIDGDVQGGSVMAGQSVGMVKSIQPAKEIIEELVEQAAAHLAIK; from the coding sequence ATGAGCATTAACGGACTGGACCGACTGAACGAGCTCTGGGCCAGGGGCAAGGAGTTTCTGGGCACGGAATATGCCATTCTCGGCGGCGCCATGAGCTGGGTTTCCGAACGCCATCTGGTTTCGGCCCTGTCCAATGCCGGCGGGTTCGGCGTGATCGCCTGCGGCAGCATGACACCCGATCTTCTGGACCGGGAAATTGCGGCGACGAAGGAGATGACCGACAAGCCGTTCGGCGTCAACCTGATCACCATGCATCCCCAGCTGGACGAACTGATCGATGTCACCCTCGCCCACAAGGTCGGTCATGTGGTGCTGGCCGGTGGCATCCCGCCGGGAGGCGCGATCCAGAAAATCAAGGATGGCGGGGCCAAGGTGATCTGTTTTGCCCCGGCCCTGGTGCTGGCGAAAAAACTGATCCGCTCCGGCGTTGACGCCCTGGTGGTGGAAGGGTCCGAAGCGGGCGGGCATATCGGCCCGGTGTCCACCTCTATCCTGGTTCAGGAGATCCTGCCCCATATTACCGAAGTGCCGGTTTTTGTGGCCGGGGGAATCGGTCGTGGCGAGACCATTGCCGCCTATCTGGAGATGGGGGCGGCCGGCGTGCAGCTTGGCACGCGGTTTGTCTGTGCCGAGGAATCCATCGCCCATGAAAATTTCAAAAAGGCCTTCATCAAGGGTAATGCGCGGGATGCTGTGACCTCGGTCCAACTTGACCCCCGCTTTCCGGTGATTCCGGTGCGGGCGCTGAAAAACGAGGCCACAGAAGATTTTATGAAAACCCAGCAGGATGTGATAAATAAATACCAGGCTGGCGAATTAGATCTCAAGGAAGCCCAGCTGGCCATCGAGCATTACTGGGCCGGAGCCTTGAAAAAAGCAGTCATCGACGGAGATGTCCAGGGAGGATCCGTCATGGCCGGGCAAAGTGTAGGAATGGTAAAGAGCATACAGCCAGCGAAAGAAATCATCGAAGAGCTTGTCGAACAGGCCGCAGCACATCTGGCAATTAAATAA
- a CDS encoding GNAT family N-acetyltransferase, translating to MATEFPFSVRRATADDLDGLHQVMELSMAQLLDPFLTPQQVAASSEIMGLDSRLVEDGTYFVILSGNEIVGCGGWSRRETLFGGNHTAGRSDRLLDPASEPARVRAMYTHPEFTRRGIGRKILELCEGDAAREGFSTFQLMATLPGEPLYRACGYEVIENCEAATSDGTRVPLVRMEKVASAQ from the coding sequence ATGGCGACTGAGTTTCCCTTTTCTGTGCGGCGCGCCACAGCGGATGACCTGGACGGCCTGCACCAGGTCATGGAGTTGTCCATGGCCCAATTGCTGGACCCTTTCCTTACGCCCCAACAGGTGGCGGCCTCCTCTGAAATCATGGGACTGGACAGCCGGCTGGTGGAGGACGGCACTTATTTCGTCATTCTGTCGGGAAACGAGATCGTCGGCTGCGGCGGCTGGAGCCGGCGGGAGACCCTCTTTGGCGGCAATCACACTGCCGGGCGCAGCGACCGGCTGCTTGATCCTGCCAGCGAACCGGCCCGGGTGCGCGCCATGTATACCCATCCGGAATTTACGCGCCGGGGCATCGGCCGCAAAATCCTCGAGCTTTGCGAAGGGGATGCCGCGCGGGAAGGATTCAGCACATTTCAGTTGATGGCCACCCTGCCGGGTGAACCGCTGTACCGGGCCTGTGGATATGAAGTTATCGAAAATTGCGAGGCGGCAACCTCAGACGGCACACGGGTGCCACTGGTGCGGATGGAAAAAGTCGCCTCAGCCCAATAG
- a CDS encoding GNAT family N-acetyltransferase, whose product MVMPREIVTERLILRPYAAGDEAGVSAIFSDWEVTRWLSTNVPFPFSEQDGRDMIAARAADWADGSGACYGAFDRDSGVQLGGVRVFAFDPVTEVGYWFGRAAWGKGYGTELLRAVVEACFSHSPVRELVAQTAADNKGSQRILEKAGFVHEGQTPEEFARCGHEHGCGEFFRLKKDDWQKEDWNNNE is encoded by the coding sequence ATGGTCATGCCCCGGGAAATTGTCACCGAACGCCTTATACTCCGGCCTTATGCCGCCGGCGATGAAGCCGGAGTGTCGGCCATTTTCTCCGACTGGGAAGTGACCCGGTGGCTCAGCACCAATGTGCCTTTCCCGTTCAGCGAACAGGACGGCCGGGACATGATCGCCGCCCGGGCAGCGGACTGGGCGGACGGTAGCGGGGCCTGTTACGGGGCGTTTGACCGGGACAGCGGCGTGCAACTGGGCGGGGTGCGGGTTTTTGCCTTCGACCCGGTGACGGAAGTCGGCTACTGGTTCGGTCGCGCCGCCTGGGGCAAGGGCTATGGCACCGAACTGCTCAGGGCGGTGGTGGAGGCCTGTTTCAGCCATTCGCCGGTCCGCGAGCTTGTCGCCCAGACCGCGGCCGACAATAAGGGCTCGCAGCGGATTCTGGAAAAGGCAGGATTTGTTCATGAAGGGCAGACACCCGAGGAATTTGCCCGCTGCGGTCATGAACATGGCTGCGGGGAATTTTTCCGGCTAAAAAAAGACGATTGGCAAAAAGAAGACTGGAACAACAATGAGTGA
- a CDS encoding AAA family ATPase encodes MSETTYLVHLVAGSTGAGKTTYSLALCKELGAIHIPIDEWMTTLFWMDSPDPISHAWAMERIGRVEAQIWTLVQKLAEQGVPVVLDLGFTKREHRQKFAALAREAGLPLQLHYVDVPAEERWARVEKRNAEKGETFAMEVTRDMFDFMESMWQAPEAAEIADLNGVRVA; translated from the coding sequence ATGTCTGAGACAACTTATCTGGTGCATCTGGTGGCCGGCTCCACCGGGGCCGGTAAAACGACTTATTCGCTGGCGCTGTGCAAAGAGCTGGGGGCGATCCATATTCCCATTGATGAATGGATGACCACCCTGTTCTGGATGGACAGCCCCGACCCCATCAGTCACGCCTGGGCCATGGAGCGCATCGGCCGGGTCGAGGCGCAGATCTGGACTCTTGTGCAGAAGCTGGCCGAGCAGGGTGTGCCGGTGGTGCTGGACCTTGGCTTCACCAAACGGGAGCATCGGCAGAAATTCGCCGCCCTCGCCCGGGAGGCGGGCCTGCCGCTGCAGCTGCATTATGTTGATGTGCCGGCGGAAGAGCGCTGGGCCCGGGTTGAGAAGCGCAACGCGGAAAAGGGCGAAACCTTCGCCATGGAAGTGACCCGCGACATGTTCGATTTCATGGAGAGCATGTGGCAGGCGCCGGAGGCGGCGGAAATCGCGGACCTCAACGGCGTGCGGGTGGCTTAA
- a CDS encoding carbon-nitrogen hydrolase family protein, whose amino-acid sequence MTGDKFTIGLVQMTSSNEVAENVAAAEVFIREAAAGGAQLVMTPECTSLLELGRKALFAKIHVQDEESAVRRFSALAEELGIWLVIGSMPILVGDKVANRCFVFGPDGVLEQIYDKIHMFDVDLPNGEQYRESRSYQAGEQAVLADLPWGRMGLTICYDLRFPYLFRKLAQAGATMLSVPAAFTQQTGEAHWHTLLRARAIENGAFVFAPAQTGTHASGRKTYGHSLVIDPWGKILADGGTEPGVSLAEIDLTLVEAARTNIPSLQHDRPVKDPA is encoded by the coding sequence ATGACCGGCGATAAATTCACCATAGGTCTGGTGCAGATGACCTCCTCCAACGAGGTGGCGGAGAATGTCGCCGCTGCCGAAGTCTTCATTCGCGAGGCCGCCGCCGGCGGGGCCCAACTGGTGATGACGCCGGAATGCACCAGCCTGCTGGAACTCGGCCGCAAGGCGCTGTTTGCAAAAATCCATGTCCAGGACGAAGAATCGGCGGTTAGGCGTTTTTCCGCCCTCGCTGAAGAGCTGGGCATCTGGCTGGTAATCGGCTCCATGCCGATCCTGGTCGGGGACAAGGTGGCCAACCGCTGTTTTGTGTTCGGCCCGGACGGGGTCCTTGAACAAATTTATGACAAGATCCATATGTTTGATGTGGACCTGCCAAATGGTGAGCAATATCGGGAAAGCCGGTCCTACCAGGCCGGCGAACAGGCCGTGCTGGCGGACCTGCCCTGGGGCAGGATGGGACTGACGATCTGTTATGACCTTCGGTTTCCCTATCTCTTTAGAAAACTTGCACAAGCCGGGGCGACCATGTTATCAGTGCCGGCTGCTTTTACGCAACAGACCGGGGAAGCTCACTGGCATACCCTGCTCAGAGCCCGGGCGATCGAGAATGGCGCCTTTGTCTTTGCGCCGGCCCAGACCGGAACCCACGCCAGTGGCCGCAAGACCTATGGCCACAGTCTGGTGATTGACCCCTGGGGCAAGATACTGGCGGACGGGGGCACCGAGCCGGGGGTAAGCCTGGCGGAAATAGATTTAACGCTGGTCGAGGCGGCGCGGACCAATATCCCGTCGCTGCAGCATGACCGGCCTGTAAAAGATCCGGCCTGA